In Caldisericota bacterium, one DNA window encodes the following:
- a CDS encoding type II secretion system protein GspE, with protein sequence MGIEPFLVASSLIGATAQRLVRRICKSCKVPYDPPKSVLEHVGLDMSKIEGISFYKGEGCDKCNHTGYRGRLAAQEFLSISPDIQNLIINRASARDIREKAREEGMKTLLDDALTKAAEGVTTIEEVLRVVSTVEV encoded by the coding sequence TATGGGTATCGAACCATTTCTTGTTGCTTCGTCGCTTATCGGCGCTACTGCTCAGAGACTTGTGAGAAGGATTTGCAAGAGTTGTAAGGTACCATATGATCCCCCAAAATCCGTTTTAGAACATGTTGGTTTGGACATGAGCAAAATTGAAGGCATATCATTTTATAAAGGGGAAGGGTGCGACAAGTGCAATCATACTGGATACAGGGGGAGGCTGGCTGCCCAGGAGTTTCTTTCTATTTCTCCTGACATTCAAAATCTCATCATTAACCGTGCCAGTGCCAGGGATATTCGGGAAAAGGCAAGAGAAGAAGGGATGAAAACACTTCTTGATGACGCACTTACAAAGGCCGCAGAAGGTGTTACAACGATTGAAGAAGTATTAAGAGTAGTTTCTACTGTGGAGGTGTAA